A genomic region of Sarcophilus harrisii chromosome 6, mSarHar1.11, whole genome shotgun sequence contains the following coding sequences:
- the LIN7C gene encoding protein lin-7 homolog C produces MAALGEPVRLERDICRAIELLEKLQRSGEVPPQKLQALQRVLQSEFCNAVREVYEHVYETVDISSSPEVRANATAKATVAAFAASEGHSHPRVVELPKTEEGLGFNIMGGKEQNSPIYISRIIPGGIADRHGGLKRGDQLLSVNGVSVEGEHHEKAVELLKAAQGKVKLVVRYTPKVLEEMESRFEKMRSAKRRQQT; encoded by the exons ATATTTGTAGAGCAATTGAATTATTAGAAAAACTACAAAGGAGTGGGGAAGTACCACCACAAAAACTTCAGGCTTTGCAAAGAGTCCTTCAAAGTGAGTTCTGCAATGCTGTAAGAGAG GTATATGAACATGTTTATGAAACTGTGGATATCAGCAGTAGTCCTGAAGTGAGAGCTAATGCTACTGCCAAG GCTACTGTTGCTGCCTTTGCTGCCAGTGAAGGACATTCTCATCCTCGAGTTGTTGAATTACCAAAAACTGAAGAGGGACTTGGATTCAATATAATGGGAGGCAAAGAGCAAAACTCTCCCATCTACATTTCTCGGATTATTCCTGGTGGTATAGCTGACAGACATGGGGGACTGAAACGTGGGGATCAACTCCTATCGGTTAATGGAGTG agtgTTGAAGGGGAACACCATGAAAAAGCTGTGGAACTGCTAAAAGCAGCACAAGGAAAAGTTAAATTAGTTGTGCGATATACACCTAAAGTCTTAGAAGAGATGGAATCAAGGTTTGAAAAAATGAGGTCAGCAAAACGTAGGCAACAGACTTAA